One window of Triticum dicoccoides isolate Atlit2015 ecotype Zavitan chromosome 5A, WEW_v2.0, whole genome shotgun sequence genomic DNA carries:
- the LOC119303850 gene encoding chaperone protein dnaJ 39-like yields the protein MALSAQAAVAPRLLHPPSRRLTSAPSTAPPLLPLLRSGSVYPRWTRRASVRVRAGAGGGGERRRESPYEVLGVAPSASPAEIKRAYRRLALKYHPDVNKEANAQAKFLRIKHAYNTLMSSEGRSKYADAEEEFDWLAAIIKSMEAYQYQDSDDDLDLDWKPEGLWEQVFAYSLIISMLIYVLT from the exons ATGGCGCTGTCGGCGCAGGCCGCCGTCGCCCCGCGTCTCCTCCACCCTCCCTCGCGCCGGCTCACGTCTGCTCCAAGTACGGCGCCTCCTCTCCTGCCCCTCCTCCGCTCCGGCTCCGTGTACCCCCGGTGGACGCGGCGGGCGAGCGTGCGGGTCCGCGCgggcgccggcggcggaggcgagcggaGGAGGGAGTCCCCGTACGAGGTGCTGGGCGTGGCGCCGTCGGCGTCGCCCGCGGAGATCAAGCGCGCGTACCGGCGCCTCGCGCTCAAGTACCACCCGGACGTCAACAAGGAG GCGAATGCTCAGGCCAAGTTCCTGAGGATCAAgcacgcctacaacacgctgatgAGCTCGGAGGGCCGGTCCAAGTACGCCGATGCAGAAGAGGAGTTCGATTGGCTCG CGGCTATCATTAAAAGCATGGAAGCATATCAATATCAGGACTCGGATGATGACCTGGATTTAGACTGGAAACCTGAAGGCCTGTGGGAACAAGTGTTTGCGTACTCTCTAATTATATCCATGCTTATCTACGTTCTCACATAA